The window CGATCATGGCCTTGTTGATGAGCACGGCCACAGGATTGAGGTCCGAGGCATAGGCCTCCAGGCCGAGACGCTGGGCTTCCAGAGGAATAGCTCCTCCACCAGCAAAAGGATCATGAAAGGCAGGCAGTTTATCCGGGTCAAATCCGGGTTTGCCCTTATTCATCTCACAGGTTTCCCGCCAAGACTTGCGGATTTCTTCCCTGGCCTTTTCCAGGAGCTCCTCATTATTGGTGTTTTCCCACTTGACCAGCTCCCTGAGAATATCAAACAGGCGCTCACGTTCCCTTTGGGCATCCTTCTTGGTCTGACCTGGATATTTGCCCCAGCCGCGCTCTCCGCCGGGATCATTGACTAGTTGGGCAAAGAGCACTGCCCGGGCTGCGGCCAAAGGGCGCCTGGCCCACCACAGGTGCAGAGTGGAAGGATGACCATGGCGGATAGACTTTTCCCTGGCTGCGGCAGCGTTAATTTCATCCAGGGGGAGGGCGCATTCTATGAGTTTCTTGGGGGCTTTGATCATATGTTCATTCTCTCTCAAAGGACGAGCTTCCAAATTTGCCATCACAAGCTAAACAACCAGTGAGGTAACTCATCTCAAGTTCGGTTGTACATAAAGAACCACAATATTCACATTCATGAAGCTCTTCCTCATCAAATGAGTTCAGACATTGTAAACACAGATAAAGGCCTCCAAATGGAACAACTGTCTCAAATCCTTCGCATTCAGAACAATGTGCTCTAGAACCACCTCCTTCCTTTATGCGTAAGTTTTCTTTGGTTCCATCAATAATTTCTAACAAATCTTGTGTAGTATATTGAGCTAAGCAATGTGCGCACTTACATTCACCTTCATTTGTGACAATCCTTTCTTCACATTCTTCACAATAGAATGAGAAAAAGTTTGAATCAGATAAAGAACAAACCAAACATTCTCCTTCAAAGTAAACTGCCTCATCTTCTTTTGTAATTTCATATACACGCATTGAATTAAATAAACATGCTGGGCACTTAATTATGATATTTCCATCAGATATAAGTTTATTGATATCTTCTTTGACTAAGGCATATTTTGTCTCTAAGTAATCTCGATGTTTTTTCATTTTTTGATCTATACCAAAATCGATATCAGCATATAATTGAAATACATTTGTCCATCTATCTCTTATTATGTGGTTCAAATAGTACATGGCAACGTATTGTTGTTTCATTATTTCATATACATAACCATCATGAAATAAAATGTCTTTGTGAAAGAAATGAACCATCTTATTGCGTAGGTCACGAATCTTATTAAATGAGTTTAATTCTTCTTTTGTTAGTCCATCAGAAACGATTTTATTTAAGCGTTCATTAGCATCTTTTAGGGATACCGATTGAAATTTACCTATCTCAAAATTATCTCTGTCAGCATCTTGTGGTTTGGTGAGGATGAGAGTCCAATGTTCATGCATCAGTCTAGCTTTCATTAGTAATTCAAGAGCAGTATAAAAATGAATGATTGAGTATTTGGGCTTTTCTTTGACTTCATCAATAGCTTGATCAAGAAAATCATAGGCATTTTCTAAAATATTTTTCATGGCTTCTTCATTATTCATTTTAGTTCGCATATCTCATATCTCATTTTGGTGTTTTAGCAGTATTTATGAAGTCCATCCATCTTTTTGATGAATCACAGAGTGAGCAATTCGTTAACATCATAATTCAGGCTGGCTACTCCCCAGTCAGGTTCAACCTTGAAGGGTTTTTGCACATAGTAGGGGCCGTCCGGTGTATCGTCCTCGTCCACAAAGACCACGGCCAACCAGAACTTATCTTCCTGATTCAGGGCGTACATGATCTCATTGCGAGTTACAGTGATGGTGCTCTGCCCCTTGCCCCGGCCCTTGACCTCAATATGCCGGTCTGCATGGCCTTCCTTGTAGGCTGAAACATCCCAGCCGCATTTTTCAGCAGAGACGTCTTTGACCTTGTACCCTTGAGTCTGTTCATGCTCCATGACTCTGTGCATCGCGATTTGCTCTATGTGCTTCCGTCTATGGGCATCCTGACTGAACAGGGCCTCATCCTGTCCTTTGCGCCTGGCCAGAAGTCCGGCCGGAACAACCAAGGCAGCGCCCACCACCACAGGGGAACTGGAGACCACGCTGCGTTTGGCCATGAGCTCCTTGGTCCGCTGTTCCAGGCGGGCGCGGAGCTCTTCCGCCCTGCGCCTGGCGTTTTCCGGCTGCATGCGGGGCTGCTTGCCGGCCTCCATGGCTTCTTTAAGGTGAAAGTATCGATCCTGCCAATGATCAATTTCTTTGGTCAATCGCTCATGTACTGCATCCAGGATTTTTTTGACCTGGCGTTCCCTTTGTTCTTTGATCTCCTGGAAGTGCTCAGGAACAAGCTTTTCAGCGGCGTAGGAAAGGGCCTGCTGCTCAAGGGTGTCGCTGAGCCAGGGCTGATTTAATACATCTTGGATCAGGACCTGGTCGCTGTCAGCCAGGGGTTCCATATCCAGGTGCGGCGCCCATCCGGCATTGGTCACCGCGCCCTGGGAATCGATCTGCACAAACTGGATGCGTCTGGAGGCAACCTGGCGCTCGTTCTGGCCATAGGCGCTCTCTCGCACTGCATGGTCCAGCATGACCAGGACCTTGGGGGTGTCGGTCTCATCTGTGGGATCGACAAAGATGGTTCCTTGCTTGAACTTGTTGGCGTGGGCCTCGATGATCAGGTCGGTCAAAGCGGCCATAAGGGGATGGCCGGGATGGACCAGGCTGGCCATGGGCTTGCCGTACACCCGGACCAGGTGGCGCTCAAAGCAGATCCGTTCATATCTTTTCAAGACCGGGTCCCGGCCCCCGATAACCCGGTCCCGTTCCCGGACAACTCCTGGCACATAGCGTATCTCATACCTGCCGGTTTCCCGCTGGCGCAGCTCGCCTTGAAAGGCCTGAAAGGCCTCCATGAAGAAGGCGCGCACAAAATGTGGCTGGAGTTTTCTGGCCTCGGCCTTTTCCAGTTCTTCTTTGACTGCATAGAGCTGCTCCCTGGTCATGACTTCTTCGGCCAGGGCGTTGCGGTTCATGATCTCTCGCAAGTGCTGGGTATCCAGGGCGCCTTCCACCTGCTTCTCCAGTCTGGCCCGGACCTCGGGATCGTCTCCGTAGCGGATGGCCTCCACCAGCATGTCTTTAAGGGATTTGCCTTCAAAGACCTCGCCCAAAATATCAAAGACCCGTCCGCCCAAGGCCTGGCGTTCATTATCAAGTTTTTGAAACAAGCGGTAAAAGACGTCGCCTTCCCGGGTGTCCATGGCCACCATGTTCCACAGGTGGCAGATCTCGGTCTGGCCAATGCGGTGAATGCGGCCAAAGCGCTGTTCCAGGCGGTTCGGATTCCATGGCAGGTCGTAATTTACCATCAGGCTGGCGTTTTGCAGGTTCACTCCTTCCCCTGCCGCGTCCGTGGCCACCAGAATGAGAGCCCCTGGGTCAAAACGAAAGGTTTCCTGGGTCTTGCGGCGCTGGTCTCTGCCCATGCCTCCATGGATGGTCAGCACTGTGTCATGATCTCCGAACAGATCGGCTATGCGGTCTCTTAAGTATCTTAGAGTGTCCTTGTGCTCAGTAAAGATGATAAGCTTGAGTCTTTTGCCCCTGGAATCCTTCATCCGGTCGTCGTCCTGCAAGATAGAGGAAAGCTGTTCCCATTTGCAGTCCTTCCCGGAGTGGACCACGGTTTTGGCCTTGCTTTCCAAAGACCTTAAGGTGGCCACTTCATTTTCCAGCTCTTCTATGGTCCTGGCTGCGGTGGCCTGGTCCACCAGGGTATCGGCCAGATTTTCAAATTCTGATTCTGAGAGTTGTTCATCGGCATCCTCAAAATTATCAACCCCGAACTCGGCATAGGTTTCAGCCACCAAATGACCTCGGTGCTGGACCTTTTCATCTTCTATGCGCCGTTCCAGGCGCTGCCGCCTGCGTTTTAAGGACTGGTATATGGCTTCCGGGGAGGAGGCCAGGCGGCGCTGGAGCATGGTCAGGGCAAAGCCCACAGATCCCCTGCGCTTGCCGTCCAGATTGTCGGCCTTGTTCATTTCGTTTTTGACGTAGTCAGTGACCAGGGCATAGAGTTCGGATTCCAGGTCAGATAGGCGGTAGGTAGCGGTGATGGCCCGGCGCTCAGGGAACAGGGGCGTGCCGTCGAATTTGAGTAGCTCTTCTTTGACCATGCGCCGCAGCATGTCCGAGATGTCCACCTGATGCACTCCGTCCCGAAACCGGCCGTAGAAACGGTCTCCGTCCAAGAGAGACATGAAGAGCTGAAAGTCCGCTTCCTTGCCATTGTGGGGTGTTGCGGTCATGAGCAGGAAATGTCGGGTCCGGGTGGACAATAGCTCACCAAGCAGGAAGCGCTTGGTCTTGGTCACCTTGTTGCCAAAGTAGCTGGCAGACATCTTGTGGGCCTCATCCACAATGATCAGGTCCCACTCGGTATTGGCCAACTTTTCATAGAGCTCATCGCTTCTGGCCAGCTGATCCATCCTGGCAATGATCCGGTCCTGATCTTCAAAGGGATTTCCGGAATGGGAGTTATTCATCATGTCCCGGGTGAAGATGGAAAAGATCAGCCCGAATTTTTCATACAGCTCATCCTGCCACTGTTCCACCAAGCCTCCGGGGCAGACCACCAGAATGCGCTTGGTGTCTCCGCGCATGATCAGTTCGCGAACAAATAGACCGGCCATGATGGTTTTGCCCGCACCGGGGTCGTCGGCCAGCACAAAGCGCAGGGGCTGTTTGGTGAGCATGTGCTGATACACAGCTGTAATTTGATGCGGGAGGGGGTCCACGTTGGAGGTGTGTACCGCCATCATGGGGTCAAAAAGGTAGGCCAGTTTTATGCGCTGGGCTTCCAGAGCCAGTTTGAAATCCTGGGCCGGGGCATCAAAACCCCAGGGGCAGCCAGACTCAGCCAGGGAGATGGTCGGTTCGTCCGAGCGAAAGAGCATTCGCTCCCCCAGGCGACCGGAACCATCCCGATAAATGGCATTGATAGCGTGTTCGCCCAGCTTTTCTGTGGAGACTATGCGGACAATCTTGTCCTGTTCAATGCCTGTGACCTGCTGACCAGCGGAGATCTGCTCCAGTTTGAGCATAGGAAGGCCTTTGGTTCATTTGGAGGGGTAGATATTGATACAGGCCAAGAACATAGGACACAGAGTATTACTTACCATCCGTTTGGGATATCTGAAGCTGGGATAAAGGTCAATGAGATGACATAAAATGACGTGCTGTGTGAACGATAGGGTTTGTACTCAGGGGAGGTCAGAAAAACATGACTTCCCATTTGTTGGCGGTTACCTAGAGTGGGATGGGCAAAAGTTAATGAGGAGGTAGCAAATCAAATAGGTAGGGACAGGATAGGGACAAATTGGGTAGGGACAGAAAAAAGGGGTTAGACCGTATGATCTAACCCCTTGAATTTATTGGTAGCGGGGCCAGGACTTGAACCTGGGACCTTCGGGTTATGAGCCCGACGAGCTACCAAACTGCTCCACCCCGCATCGCCGTGTGACAAGAAAACAATCTATCCAAATGCGGATTGTTTGTCAAACATTTTTTGCATTTTTTTTCGAAAAAAGGATCTTAGTAGCCCACGTCCTGGTTGATGAGGATAATCTTTATCCTTTCCGGAGGGTTGCACTTTTCAGTAATGGTCCAGGTGTTGCAAATTCGGTCCGGACTGGAGCAGTCCTCGCACTGAAAGGTCTTCACGCAGGGCGTTTTCTTGTTCAGCCGGATGGTGTTGGCCGGAGCGGCAAAATCCTTGATCCGCTCAATGGCCTGGTCCATGTCGGTAACGATCTTGTTCCGTCCGATGAGCAGGGCCACGTGCCTGGGCCCGAAGGTGAGAGCGGCGACCCGGTTGCCCAGGCCGTCCAGATTGACCAGATGCCCTTCCTTGGTCACGGCATTGGTACTGGTGATGAACAGATCTGAGAGCAGAGCCTGCCGCCGACGTTCCAGGAACTCTTCCTTGGGGGCGGACGTGTCGTAGGTGTCAAGGACCTTGATGTCCGTACGCTTTTTGAGGTCAGCGTAGAGCCCGGAGTCGACCACGGTCATGGACCCGCCGAAGGAAACACTCTGGGGCTGAACCTGATCAAAAATCTTGGACCAGAACAAGGTTGCGGCCTGATCGAGTGAATCGGCTATCCAGACCTTGAAGTTGTTGTCTTCCAGCACGGCCTGCACGGTTTCCAGCTTCCCGCGCCAATACGTCTGCAGGGCGGAATCGCTCATGTCAATATCTCCTTCTCATATTGTTTACGTTTCTTGGACCTAGCCTGTGGATTTTTGGAGTTTGCCATCTCTTCTGTGTGCCCACTTTCGGCCCGGTATTTTCTAAGCCCCGCCAAAGGGGGATCCCTGCCCCCTCCAGGCACTCACATGCTGGACATTGCTTTCAGATGGACTGAGCATATCATGCATGTGAGTGCCTGGTTTCCCCCTTTTGGCGGGACCAAGAAAATGTGCGGGCCTGCCGGTCACGGCACCCAGAAGAGACGGCAAGCTCTTATGTATGTTATTTTGTGTCGAAAAGTCTTGTTTACTCGCCACATATGGGGCCGTCCATGTCCAACCGGGAGGGAATATCCCTGGTACAGAAAAGAGAGTAGGGATTTTTGGGGGGAAAGGTCAACCGGTCCGGAGAAAGTCGGATAGTGCTTAAGGGACGTGCAGGTGCCGTTCCTTGACTGAGAAGCAAAATCAGAGTATTCAGGCCTCTTCTTTGAGGATGTATCCATAAACTCAATATTCGGCTTGTAACCGACGGAAATCCTACTTCGAAGGAGGAAGCAGATATGAAGCGCACATTTCAGCCCAGCAAGGTGAGCCGGAAGCGAACCCACGGCTTTCTGGTCCGTTCCCGGACCAAGGGCGGGCGGGCCGTCCTGCGCAGACGCCGGGCCAAGGGCCGTAAGCGTCTGGCAGTGTAGATTCATCTATTGAAGGGACCCTACCGCGATGTATTGCTGCTGTCCGGCCCAGGGAGAAGAGGGGCCTGCACCGCGGGCCCTCTCGTTCTCGTATCCTCGATCCCTTCGTCTTACCCATCGCACCCAGTATGTCGCCTGTTATCAGGGAGGGAAGAAATTCCATTCCTCCAATTTTCTCCTTTTTGTCCGCAGACGGGAGGATGATGGGGCCAGGGTCCGTTTCGGCACGGCAGTGAGCAAAAAAATAGGCAAGGCCGCGCAGCGGAACAGGGTCAAAAGGCTGCTCCGGGAATTCTTTCGCCGACATCAACATGAGGTGCAGGCAGATCTGGACATAGTTGCTGTGCCCAAACGCCATATACCAGTCGCGAAATTGGGGTATGCATCCGTTGAGCGGGAACTGAAACCAGTCGTGGACAAGGTCGTCACCAGTGTACGCTGAGCTGCAGGCCGGATATTTGGTCCGAAAACTGTGCATCGGCTTGGTACGCATGTACCAGGTTGCCGTATCTCCATTCCTTCCTGGAAGCTGCCGCTTTATTCCATCCTGCTCCGAATACGCGATAGAGGCTTTTGCCCTGCACGGATTTTTTCGGGGGCTTGGGCTCACCCTGGGACGGGTGCTCAGATGTCATCCTCTGGCTCGCGGCGGCCTGGATCCTGTTCCCGAAATCGAGCCGGTCGGAAAAGGCGACAGAAGCACCTGCGCCTATGCCTTGCACTCAAGTGCCGGGAGGGAAAGCCGGAGCCCTGCCGGAGTTTGCCCAGCGGAGCGTGACGTTATTTATTAATCTCTGATGTGAGAGGATCGAAGGTCGAACATGAACGACAACTGGCGAATCTTTGTAGCCTTGGGTTTAACTATGCTGGTCCTGGTGGGGTGGAATCTGCTGTTTCCTCCTCAGCAAATCCAGGAACAGAGTCGAAATCAGACCCAAAGCAGCCCGCAACAGGCAGAGCAAAAGGCGGACTCCCGTTCTCCGACCCCTGAGAAGCCGCAGCCGGAGGCGGATGGAGCTCTGAGCAGCGATGCGCAGGCTGTTTTTTCAGCCGGCGGATCAAAGACCCTGCAGGTGGACACTCCCCTGTATACTGCCGTGTTCAGCTCCCAGGGAGGGATCCTGAAGCATTTTTATTTAAAAAACTACAAAGAAACCATTGAGCCAGATTCTCCACCTATCGACCTGGTGAGCAAAAAGACACTGGCCAAGGCCCCGATGGGCCTGTTGTGGAACCGGTCTCCAGTCTGGCAGAACGCAGAATGGTCCGTTCAGGGTCAGGATGTACAACTGAGCGGAGGTGAATCAGCTCAGCTCGTCTTTCGGGGGGAGATCCACAACGGGCTGGAGATTGTCCGGACATTCACCTTCCAGGCAGACAGCTATGCTGTGGACGAAGACCTGAAGGTACGCAACGCCGGGGATTCCTACGTAAGCGGCGTGTTAAGCCTGACCATGGCCAGCAGCGGGCTGGTGGCCAATGAAAGCAGATACAATACGACCAGCATCGCCCATTATGCCAACCAGCACTTAAATAAGGAAGATGACAAGGATGACCTGGGGCTGGGCATCGCTTCCGACAACCCTGTCAATTGGGCCGGGGTGGACAGCAACTACTTCCTGCTCTCGGTGGTTCCCACCTCCCAGGACATGTTCTTCAAAGGCAAGCTGGAAGATTCGGTCTACAGGGTGGCTTTGGAGCAGAATACTGGCATTGAGCCCGGACAGAGCGAGCAGATAGCCGCCAGCTACTACCTGGGACCCAAGGAGCAGAAGCATCTGGCCCAGGTGGGCAACAATCTGATCGGGGCCCTGCATTATGGATGGCTGAACATTATAGCCCGTCCGCTTGTACAAGTCCTTAAATTTTTCTATACCTATGTCGGCAACTACGGAGTTGCAATCATCCTCTTGACCTTTGTGATCAAGCTCATCTTTTGGCCCCTGTCGCACAAGAGCTACAAGTCGATGGAGAAG of the Desulfovermiculus halophilus DSM 18834 genome contains:
- a CDS encoding DUF1156 domain-containing protein encodes the protein MIKAPKKLIECALPLDEINAAAAREKSIRHGHPSTLHLWWARRPLAAARAVLFAQLVNDPGGERGWGKYPGQTKKDAQRERERLFDILRELVKWENTNNEELLEKAREEIRKSWRETCEMNKGKPGFDPDKLPAFHDPFAGGGAIPLEAQRLGLEAYASDLNPVAVLINKAMIEIPPKFAGKAPVGPIPDGEQGDQRGQHDWTGAQGLAEDVRRYGHWMRKEAEKRIGHLYPKVKITKDMVDERPDLASYLGRELTVIAWIWARTVKSPNPAFSHVGSTQESVHEVRP
- a CDS encoding helicase-related protein, whose protein sequence is MLKLEQISAGQQVTGIEQDKIVRIVSTEKLGEHAINAIYRDGSGRLGERMLFRSDEPTISLAESGCPWGFDAPAQDFKLALEAQRIKLAYLFDPMMAVHTSNVDPLPHQITAVYQHMLTKQPLRFVLADDPGAGKTIMAGLFVRELIMRGDTKRILVVCPGGLVEQWQDELYEKFGLIFSIFTRDMMNNSHSGNPFEDQDRIIARMDQLARSDELYEKLANTEWDLIIVDEAHKMSASYFGNKVTKTKRFLLGELLSTRTRHFLLMTATPHNGKEADFQLFMSLLDGDRFYGRFRDGVHQVDISDMLRRMVKEELLKFDGTPLFPERRAITATYRLSDLESELYALVTDYVKNEMNKADNLDGKRRGSVGFALTMLQRRLASSPEAIYQSLKRRRQRLERRIEDEKVQHRGHLVAETYAEFGVDNFEDADEQLSESEFENLADTLVDQATAARTIEELENEVATLRSLESKAKTVVHSGKDCKWEQLSSILQDDDRMKDSRGKRLKLIIFTEHKDTLRYLRDRIADLFGDHDTVLTIHGGMGRDQRRKTQETFRFDPGALILVATDAAGEGVNLQNASLMVNYDLPWNPNRLEQRFGRIHRIGQTEICHLWNMVAMDTREGDVFYRLFQKLDNERQALGGRVFDILGEVFEGKSLKDMLVEAIRYGDDPEVRARLEKQVEGALDTQHLREIMNRNALAEEVMTREQLYAVKEELEKAEARKLQPHFVRAFFMEAFQAFQGELRQRETGRYEIRYVPGVVRERDRVIGGRDPVLKRYERICFERHLVRVYGKPMASLVHPGHPLMAALTDLIIEAHANKFKQGTIFVDPTDETDTPKVLVMLDHAVRESAYGQNERQVASRRIQFVQIDSQGAVTNAGWAPHLDMEPLADSDQVLIQDVLNQPWLSDTLEQQALSYAAEKLVPEHFQEIKEQRERQVKKILDAVHERLTKEIDHWQDRYFHLKEAMEAGKQPRMQPENARRRAEELRARLEQRTKELMAKRSVVSSSPVVVGAALVVPAGLLARRKGQDEALFSQDAHRRKHIEQIAMHRVMEHEQTQGYKVKDVSAEKCGWDVSAYKEGHADRHIEVKGRGKGQSTITVTRNEIMYALNQEDKFWLAVVFVDEDDTPDGPYYVQKPFKVEPDWGVASLNYDVNELLTL
- a CDS encoding lactate utilization protein, whose amino-acid sequence is MSDSALQTYWRGKLETVQAVLEDNNFKVWIADSLDQAATLFWSKIFDQVQPQSVSFGGSMTVVDSGLYADLKKRTDIKVLDTYDTSAPKEEFLERRRQALLSDLFITSTNAVTKEGHLVNLDGLGNRVAALTFGPRHVALLIGRNKIVTDMDQAIERIKDFAAPANTIRLNKKTPCVKTFQCEDCSSPDRICNTWTITEKCNPPERIKIILINQDVGY
- the rpmH gene encoding 50S ribosomal protein L34 codes for the protein MKRTFQPSKVSRKRTHGFLVRSRTKGGRAVLRRRRAKGRKRLAV
- the rnpA gene encoding ribonuclease P protein component, producing the protein MYCCCPAQGEEGPAPRALSFSYPRSLRLTHRTQYVACYQGGKKFHSSNFLLFVRRREDDGARVRFGTAVSKKIGKAAQRNRVKRLLREFFRRHQHEVQADLDIVAVPKRHIPVAKLGYASVERELKPVVDKVVTSVR
- the yidD gene encoding membrane protein insertion efficiency factor YidD — translated: MYAELQAGYLVRKLCIGLVRMYQVAVSPFLPGSCRFIPSCSEYAIEAFALHGFFRGLGLTLGRVLRCHPLARGGLDPVPEIEPVGKGDRSTCAYALHSSAGRESRSPAGVCPAERDVIY
- the yidC gene encoding membrane protein insertase YidC encodes the protein MNDNWRIFVALGLTMLVLVGWNLLFPPQQIQEQSRNQTQSSPQQAEQKADSRSPTPEKPQPEADGALSSDAQAVFSAGGSKTLQVDTPLYTAVFSSQGGILKHFYLKNYKETIEPDSPPIDLVSKKTLAKAPMGLLWNRSPVWQNAEWSVQGQDVQLSGGESAQLVFRGEIHNGLEIVRTFTFQADSYAVDEDLKVRNAGDSYVSGVLSLTMASSGLVANESRYNTTSIAHYANQHLNKEDDKDDLGLGIASDNPVNWAGVDSNYFLLSVVPTSQDMFFKGKLEDSVYRVALEQNTGIEPGQSEQIAASYYLGPKEQKHLAQVGNNLIGALHYGWLNIIARPLVQVLKFFYTYVGNYGVAIILLTFVIKLIFWPLSHKSYKSMEKMKKIQPMMKELKEKYKDDRQKMNQELMQLYKTYKVNPAGGCLPMLLQIPVFIGLYEALLGAVELRHASFISHFPFTDIVWLADLSSKDPFYITPVVMGLSMFLQQKLSPTAGDPTQAKIMMIMPIFLTFIFLNFPAGLVVYFLTNNLLSIFQQWRLMRKA